A window of Streptomyces marispadix contains these coding sequences:
- a CDS encoding ABC transporter ATP-binding protein translates to MTTVHIDHTSRWFGNVVAVNDITMDIGPGVTGLLGPNGAGKSTLINMMGGFLPPSTGSVTLDGAPIWRNQDAYREIGLVPEREGMYDFLTGWDFVLANAELHKLSDPAAAARRALATVEMEQAQDRKISTYSKGMRQRVKMASALVHDPSVLLLDEPFNGMDPRQRMQLMQLLRQMGDAGRTVLFSSHILEEVEQLASHIEVVVAGRHAASGDFRKIRRLMTDRPHRYLVRSSDDRRLAAALIADASTAGIELDWNEKALQIQAIDFGRFTEVLPRLAREHGIRLFTVSPSDESLESVFSYLVAA, encoded by the coding sequence ATGACTACTGTGCACATCGACCACACGTCCCGCTGGTTCGGGAACGTCGTCGCCGTCAACGACATCACCATGGACATCGGTCCCGGCGTCACGGGCCTGCTGGGGCCGAACGGCGCGGGCAAGTCCACGCTCATCAACATGATGGGCGGCTTCCTGCCGCCTTCGACGGGAAGTGTCACTCTCGACGGCGCCCCGATCTGGCGCAATCAGGACGCCTACCGGGAGATCGGCCTCGTGCCCGAGCGTGAGGGGATGTACGACTTCCTCACGGGCTGGGACTTCGTACTGGCCAACGCCGAGCTGCACAAGCTCTCCGACCCGGCCGCCGCGGCCCGCAGGGCGCTGGCCACGGTGGAGATGGAGCAGGCGCAGGACCGCAAGATCTCCACGTACAGCAAGGGCATGCGGCAGCGCGTGAAGATGGCGTCGGCGCTGGTGCACGATCCGTCGGTGCTGCTCCTGGACGAGCCGTTCAACGGCATGGACCCGCGGCAGCGGATGCAGTTGATGCAGCTTCTGCGGCAGATGGGAGACGCGGGCCGGACGGTGCTGTTCTCCTCGCACATCCTGGAGGAGGTCGAGCAGCTCGCCTCCCACATCGAGGTGGTGGTGGCGGGCAGGCACGCGGCGAGCGGCGACTTCCGCAAGATCCGCCGCCTGATGACGGACCGTCCGCACCGCTATCTCGTACGTTCCAGCGACGACCGGAGGCTTGCGGCTGCGCTCATCGCGGACGCGTCCACGGCGGGCATCGAGCTGGACTGGAACGAGAAGGCCCTCCAGATCCAGGCCATCGACTTCGGCCGGTTCACGGAGGTCCTTCCGCGTCTGGCACGCGAGCACGGCATCCGGCTCTTCACGGTCTCGCCGTCGGACGAGTCCCTGGAGAGCGTCTTCTCGTACCTCGTCGCGGCCTGA